The Halorussus gelatinilyticus genome contains the following window.
CGGACATGAACTTCACCGACCGGCCCCGTCGCCTCCGGCGGGACGGAATCCGCGAGATGGTCAGCGAGACCGACGTGCAGGCTTCGGACCTCATCGCGCCCGTCTTCGTGGACGCGACGACCGACGTACGACGCCCCATCGAGACGATGCCCGGCCACGAGCGCGTCCCGGTCGAGGAGGCGGTCGCGCGCGTCGAGGAGGTACTCGAAACCGGGGTCGAGGCGGTCATGCTCTTCGGAATCCCCGAGTCGAAGGACGAGCGCGGGACTCGCGCGTGGGCCGACGACGGCGTGGTGCAGGAGGCGACCCGGCGCGTCACGAGCGAGACCGACGCCTACGTGATTACCGACGTGTGCCTCTGCGAGTACACGAGTCACGGCCACTGCGGGGTGCTGGAAGACGGTGCGAGCGAGGGCGACGTTCGCCTGACGGTACGCAACGACGAGACCCTCGACCTGCTCGGGAAGATTGCGACCTCGCACGCCGAGGCCGGCGCGGACATGGTCGCGCCCTCGGGGATGATGGACGGGATGGTGGGCGCGATTCGGGAGTCGCTCGACGGCGCGGGCTACCCGGACGTGCCCGTCATGAGCTACGCCGCGAAGTACGAGTCGGCGTTCTACGGCCCCTTCCGCGACGCCGCCGACGGCGCGCCCGCCTTCGGCGACCGGCGACACTACCAGATGGACCCGGCGAACCGACGGGAGGCCCTGCGCGAGGTCCGCCTCGACGTGGAACAGGGCGCGGACGTGCTGATGGTCAAGCCCGCGCTGCCCTACCTCGACATCGTGCGCGACCTCCGCGAGGAGTTCGACCACCCCGTCGCGGCGTACAACGTCAGCGGGGAGTACGCGATGCTCCACGCCGCCAGCGAGAAGGGGTGGCTCGACCTGGAGGAGGTCGCGCTGGAGTCGCTGGTGTCCATCAAGCGAGCGGGCGCGGACCTGATTCTGACGTATTTTGCGGAGGACGTGGCCGAGGAGTTGTAAGCGAGGCGGAATCGCTACTCGGACGTGCCGGGGGAGCGCGTCGAACAATCCGAATCTAACGCGATTCCCGGTTTTCCGTCCTCCTCCGCAACTACGCGGACGTGAAATGACCGGTCTCGTTTTCCGATAGTCTCGGTGTGCCACGTACTGCCGTCTATCTTCACGCGAATCGTGTAGACCGAATGCTGACCGGGGAGTCCCTCTTCGTAAAGCGGACCTGGAATCACGTCGTCGGTGCGGGCGGGAACGTTCACCTCTCGTTCCCAGATCGTGGTATCGTCCGACACGATTTGGACATGAAAACGGTGTCGTTTGCGGTCGAAATTCCTGAGCGCAACTGTACAGATTCTGGTCGGCGAACTGTTCGTGCTACAACCACTGAGGGAGGGTAACAGGAGCGGGAGGCCACGGAGGACGGAGCGGCGGGTAAGCATGGTCGATGGAATCTGATTTGGCAAAAAACGTTTTTGCATTTGTTTCCGGATCTAGACGCCTCAGTTACCAGGTCCGTGGTCGGACGAGGGACTCGAGGTCGAGCCCGGCGAGACCGCCGCGGCGTGGTCCGCGTTCGTCGTACCTCGGTCCGCGGAGCGCGGCGAGGTGAGAATCGGATACAAGCCCGACCGCGAACCGGACGGTCCGTTTCCAGTGCGGTGGGTACCGGAGTCCGACAACTGACCGGAGGCTACCTCACGGACGACGCACCGACCGAGTCACTCCGGCCCCGCGACCATTCGTCTGACCTCGGCCCCGCAGTCCGCGCAGTAGAGTACGTACGCGTCACCGCCGTCCCGTTCTTCGTAGTCGCGGTCGGTTTCGTCGCCGCACTCCGGACATCGCTCCTCGATGACCGCGCCGTCGTCGGCCTTCGGTGCGCCGACCGCGATTACCCGTGCGGGCCCTTCGCCAGTCGATACTGTGCGCTGTTTGGCGTTGGGCGGAACGAAGAACGCCTCGCCCGTCCCCACGTCGTAGTCGCCGTCGGGCGTCTCGACGCGAATCGTCCCTTCGACGACGTACAGCAGTTCTTCGTGGTTCGGGTGCCGGTGTTCGCCCCACGGCAACTGCTGTCCGGGGTCGGCGACGTAGACGTTGAACCCGAACTCGGTAGCGCCGACCGCTTCGTCGACTTCCTTCTTGTGCCGAGTCGGATTGGGAGCGTCGGGGAGGTCTTCGACCGCGACTTTGCGGAACTCGCTGTCGGTCATGCGTCGAGATACGGCGCCGACGCCGAAAAGGGCGCGCCTCGGTCCGCGGACCGAGTGGTACGGCGAACGCGTCCGAGAGAGCGATGCCGTACCCGTCCTCGGGTCCACGATACGCGTCCAACTCCGGGTCTGTCGCGCGCGCTGCCGACGCACGGGGCCGCGTCTCGTCGGTCGACCCTCCCACACGAACGTCCGAAAACTGAACGCCCGAACGGCCGGTTTCTGGACGGAATACAACCTTATATCCGTATTATTCGGTTTTAAACCGGACGCTCGTCTACCTCAGAAGGAATATTCTGTAGTTTTTCAACGCTTACGCTTATGTACTGCTTTGCCGTCACAGTATATCGTGAGCGAACACACGAACCGAGAGGAATTCGAGATTTTCCTGAACAGTCGTCCAGACGACGTGGTCGAGATTCCGAGCGATGCGGCGGAGACGCCGACGGAGGGGTCGGAATGCTAGACGCGCCCCTGCAGGTGGACCCCAGTTCGATAGCCAGCGGCGTCAACGACGTCTGGGTCCTGACCGTGACCTTCCTCATCTTCTTCATGCACGCGGGCTTCGCGATGCTGGAGGCGGGGCAGGTCCGGTCGAAGAACGTCGCCAACCAGTTGACGAAGAACATGCTGACGTGGAGCGTCGGCGTCGTCGTCTACTTCTTCGTCGGGGCGGGCCTCTCGAACGTGGTCGGCGGCGTGCCCGACTCCTTCGCGTACGTCGGGGGCGGCTCCGACGCGTGGATCGGCTGGCTATTCGGCGCGGTGTTCGCCATGACCGCGGCGACCATCGTCTCCGGCGCGGTCGCGGGCCGGGCGAAGCTCCGGGCCTACGTGACCTACACCGTCCTGCTCTCGGCGGTCATCTACCCGGTCGTCGTCGGCTTCACGTGGGCCGGCGGCTTCCTGACGACCGTCGGACCGGGCTTTCAGGACTTCGCGGGCGGCGTCGTCGTCCACGGGATGGGCGGCATCGCGGGCCTGACCGCGGCGTGGATTCTCGGCCCGCGGATGGACCGCTACGGCGACGACGGCTCGGTCAACGTCATCCCCGGCCACTCCATCACCTTCGCGGTGTTGGGGACGCTCATCCTCTGTTTCGGCTGGTACGGCTTCAACGTCGGCACGGCCGCGAGCGTCTTCGTGGTCGAGAACGGCACGCTCGCGCTCGGCGCGTTCGCCGACACGGTCGGCCGGGTCGCGCTGACGACCACGCTCGGGATGGCCGCGGGCGCAATCGGCGCGAGCGCGGTCTCGCTGGTCAAGACCGAGAAGGTAGACACTCTGTACGTCGCCAACGGGATGCTCGCGGGGCTGGTCGGCATCACGAGCAACACGAACGCGATTACGTGGGTCGGCGCGCTGGTCGTCGGTCTCGTCGCCGGCGGACAGCTCCCGGTCGTCTTCGAGTTCGTCGAGAAGAAGCTAAAGATAGACGACGTGTGCGCGGTCTTCCCGGTCCACGGTTCGGCGGGGGTCCTCGGGGCGCTGTTGTTCCCCTTCTTCGCCGTGCCGGGCTACGGGGTCAGCTTCGTCGCGCAGGCCGTCGGCGTCGCCGTCATCGCGCTGTGGACCGTCGCCGGGACGGGCCTCGTCTTCGGCGTCCTGAAGCTACTGGGACAGGCCCGCGTCAGCGCCGAACACGAGCGCGAGGGTCTCGACATCACGGAACACGGCGTGGACACTTACCCCGAGTTCGGCGGTCCCGACGTGGAGGGGAGCGCAGTGCGGACCGACGGTGCCGGACTGCGGGCCGACGGCGCGGGCGACCGACCCAACGCGGGGAGAATCAAGATGGTCACGGCCGTCGTCCGGCCCGACCGTCTCAGCAACGTCAAGACGGCCTTGGCGCAGGTCGGCGCGCCGAGTCTCACGGTGACGAACGTCTCGGGGCGCGGGAGCCAACCCGCCAAGACCGGCCAGTGGCGCGGCGAGGAGTACACCGTGGACCTCCACCAGAAGGTGAAAGTCGAGTGCGTCGTCGCCGACGTGCCCGCCGACGAAGTGGTGGAAGCCGTCCGCGAAGCCGCCGACACGGGCGAACCCGGCGACGGCAAGATATTCGTCGTGCCGGTCGAGGACGCCTGTCAGGTCCGGACCGGCGTTCGCGGACCGGAAGCGGTGTAGCGCGTTCGACCGCCGATTCGGTCCTCCTCTCCCTTCGACCGTCTCGCGCTCGATAGCCGCGCGGCGACGGCCAACATATATTCTCTCGGAGTAGTAAGACTCGGTATGGCCGAACGAGAGACCACCGCCCGAACCGCGGACCGCCCTCCCACGACCGACGCGCGCCCGCCCGACGACGACCCGAACACCCTGCTGAACGCCGTCGTCGGTGCCGTCGTCACCGTCGTCACCGCGCCCGCGCTCCCGTTCGCGGCCATCGCCGGCGGCGGCGTCGCGGGCTACCTGCAGGGCACCGACCTCAGAGAGGGCGCGACGGTCGGAGCCGTCTCGGGCGCGATAGCGACGATTCCGGCGTTCCTCTTCGCGTGGGTCGTCGCCGGGTTCCTGCTCATCGGGATGGACCCGTTCCTCGCGCTGTCGAGCCTCTTCGCGGTCTTCCTCTTCGTGCTGGTCGCGGGCTACCTCGTCGGTGCCGGGGCGGTCGGCGGCGCGCTCGGGGCGTACCTCCGCCGCGAACTGTGACCTCCCCGGACGTCTCGACCCGCCGTACGGACGCTTCGACCGCTCACCACGGGAACAGCGGCGGGAGGACGCGTGACACCTCCGAGGCGGTGAGTTCCTCGCCGCCCTCGCCGTGGGTCATCGCCGGGTGCGGGCCGAACGAGGTGGCGTGGTCGAGGTACTGCTCGTATCCCGACTTCGCGCGCGGGGAGAACGGCGACCGCAGGTCCTGCTCCTCGAGCGCCCACTGGCCGAACCGCTCGTTGGCGTTCTCGTTCTGCCGCCACTCGCCGCCCGAGAGCCGACTTCCCTCCTCGAAATCGGTCTCGTCGCGCTTGCGTTCGTCGGCGTAGAGGTAGTGTTTCGGGTATCGGCTGGCGTCCCAGACCCGGACGAGCGTCGTCCCGTCGGCCATCGCCGCGAGTTCGAGGAAGGTGTACATGTTCGGCGGTTGGACGACGAACGCGGGCACCGTCTCCACGTCCATGCCGGTGGTTTCGAGGAACTCGACCGGGCCGAGTTCGTAGAACTTCTCGCGCATGATTTCGATGTACGTGTCGCTCCCGCCGAGCAGGACCGAGGCGCGCACGCCCTCGACACCGCCGACCTCCTCGCGGACCGCGCCGCTCTCGAAGCGCTTGCCTTCGACGTCCGCCCGAAGCTTCGACTTCCCGCCGAACCAGTCGAGGTCGTCGCGCTCGATTATCTCCCGGACGAGGTTCTGCTCGCCGCGCTGGCCTTCGACGGCGACGTACGGCGGCTTCTCGTTCGCGTTCGTCCCGAGCGTCACGCTCGAATCCACGACGGTCCGGCCGTCGTCCGTGGAAAAGGAGAGTTCGATTTGGTTCTTCAGTCGGTACTGCCGCAGTCCCTCGTCGTACTCCGGGAGGTGCTTGCGCATCTCCTCGACCTCCCGCAAGTCGTCGGGGAGGTCGGTCACTTGGTCGGCGACGAACCACGCGTCGAGGCACTTGCCTCCGTAGTCTGGCATCGCGCTGTCGAGGTCGTCGCCGCCGTTCGCGCTGTCCTCGCTGTGGCCGGGAAGCAGGGTGACGGTCGTCGCCGAAGCGGCGCGTTCGACCATCAGGACCACCCGCCTCCCAACTTCACTTCGGTCCCGGCGAGCGCGAGTCGGAACCGGTCGTCGCCCAGTTTCTCGAACCGGTAGTGTACGGTCGCACCGTCGGCGAAGACGAACTCGCCCTCCTCCCCGGTCTCGGACGCGGCGGTCACTTCGGTCCGCTCGTAGACGCCGTGGTCGAACTGGAGGTCCCGAAACGTCGCGGCGAGGCGCGCGCTCCCGACGGCGTCCACCGAATCGGTCGCCCGAATCGCGTCGAGAACGACCCCGCCGCGGTACGCGAGGTCGTCCCCGGAGTCGGGGTCGCGGTCGGCCGGGTACCACTCCAGTTCCAGCCGCGAGACCGCGTCGAGGAGGCTCCAATCCACGTCGCCGGCGTCCCAGAAGACTCGACCCGACGTCGCCTGCCGGACCGCGACCGGGTCGGACTCGGCGACCGGTTCGAGGTCCCCGTCGAGCGAGTCCGCCGGACGGTAGAGACGGAACCGGAACGCGACGCGAGCGTCGGTTTCCTCCACTCGGCCGGGCGCGACGTCCGCGACGAAGTGCGGGGAAGCGGCGAGGTCGAAGGCCCCGACAGGCCGCGAAATCGCCGGGACCGACTCGCCGTCTGCCGACGCGTCGAGGCCGTACTCGCCTTCTGTGACGGCCACCGGGCGGTCGGTCCGTGCGGTCCGCGACAGTCGAACCTCGCCGTCGGCTTCCCACCCGTCCAGACCCGACTCGAACGTGCCGAGCGAGAGGGCGTCGGTCAGTCCGGAGTCGGTCGATTCGGCGTCGGCGGCGGTCGAGGTGACCGAACCGAGCAGGGGCGAAACGCCGACGGCCGCGAGCGACGAGAGGACTCGCCGTCTCGACGCGCGACCGCTCGAAAGCTCTGGTGTCATTTCGGCTTTCCGTGCGTAGGGGGGTCGGATTAATCTTCTCACCGTTTCGGTCGGAACCTTTACCGTTTCACGCGGTCGCCGAGACAGAAATGGACTTCACGAAGGAGTCCGAAGTCCGGACCATGCACGACGCCAACTCCCGCGAGTTGTACGACCGGGCGCTCTCGGTCCTGCCCGGCGGGGTCAACTCCCCGGTTCGGGCCGTCAGACCCTACCCCTTCTTCGTCGAGCGCGGCGACGGCGCGCACGTCGTCGATGCCGACGGGAACAAGTTCATCGACTACGTGATGGGCTACGGTCCCCTGCTTCTGGGCCACGACCTACCACAGGAAGTCGAGTCCCGGATTCAGTCCCAGCTCTCGGACGGGCCGATGTACGGCGCGCCCGCCGAGGTCGAGGTCGAACTCGCGGAGTTCATCGCGCGCCACGTCCAGAGCGTCGAGATGCTCCGGTTCGTCAACTCGGGCACCGAGGCGACCACCTCCGCGGTCCGCCTCGCGCGGGGCTACACCGGCCGGGACAAGGTGGTCGTGATGCAGGGCGGCTACCACGGTGCCCAGGAATCGACGCTCGTGGAGGGGAAGTCGGGCGGCACCGGAACGCCGAGTTCGGCCGGGATTCCCCAATCTTTCGCCGAGGAGACTATCACCGTCCCGTTCAACGACGAGCGGGCCGTCCGCGAGGTGTTCGAGGCCCGCGGCGACGAAATCGCGGCGGTCCTGACCGAACCGATTCTGGGCAACTGCGCGTCGGTCGGTCCGGTCGAGGAGTACCTCGATAGCCTGCGCGAAACCACCGAGGAACACGGCGCGCTCCTAATTTTCGACGAGGTGATGACCGGGTTCCGGGTCGGCGGTCTCCAGTGCGCCCAAGGCAAGTTCGGCGTCACGCCCGACCTGACGACGTTCGCCAAGGTCATCGGCGGCGGCTTCCCGGTGGGAGCCGTCGGCGGACCCGCCGAAATCATGGAGTCGTTCACGCCGACCGGCGACGTGTTCCAAGCGGGCACCTACTCGGGCCACCCGCTCTCGCTGACCGCGGGGCTGGAGATGCTTCGCTACGCCGCCGAAAACGACGTGTACGACTACCTCGCGGACCTCGGCGACCAGTTGCGCTCGGGGCTGACGGACGTCCTCGAAGACCGCGCCCCGGAGTACACGGTCACGGGCTACGACAGCATGTTCAAGGTCGTCTTCACGCGCGACGGTCCGCGGGACCGCTCGGGGCAGTGCGAAGCCGGATGCCGACAGGACCCCGACTGCCCCCGGTTCGACTACTGCCCGAAGAACAAGGCCGACGTGGCTGCCGCCGAGACCGAGCGGTGGGAACGGCTGTTCTGGCCCGCGATGCGCGACGAGGGCGTCTTCCTCACCGCCAACCAGTACGAGTCGCAGTTCCTCAGCTACGCCCACACCGAGGAGGACGTCGAGGAGACGCTGGAAGCGTACAAGTCGGCGCTGTAGCGGGCCGGACGACCGCGTTCGTCCGCGTCCGCCGATCTACGGCCCGGAGTAGTCCACTTTCCCCTCCTGTTCGGTCGTCTCTATCGAGTAGAGTCGCGAGTACGGGAGGTGGAGATACCGGCCGCCCGACCGCTGGACGCGGACTCCGTGGACCCTCCCGGAGTCCGAAATCTTCTCGGCGTCCACTTCGACCGTCTCGACTCCCTCGGGGGCGTCGTAGGTGACTGTAGCCACGACTCGCACGTGAACCTCGATTTCGATAACTCCACTGGCGAGTTCCGAGAGCCAGACGACACGCGTTTAGGCACCGAGTCCGCAGTACCGACCATGAGCAGCGAACGGACGAATCGGGGGCGGATACGACGCCGCCAGTCCCACCACTGGTACTGGGTGGCCGCCATCCCCGCGGGCTTTCTCCTCTGGATGCTGACGCTGGCGTGGCTGGCGATGGCCGCCTCGTGGGAGGCGTTCGGGTTCGGCGCGGACGTGGTGAACCTCTCGCTGGTCGCGCTCGGCGTTCCCTTCGCCTTCCTGACGGCGTACTTCCCGGTGGCGGTCTACCGGGACGCCGACTACGTGAACCGCACCAGCGGGCAGTGGGCACCCAATCCGATGCGTCAGGCGCTACTGGCCGCGCCCGGACTGGTCGTCCTCGTCGCCGTCGGGGTAGCCGCGTTCGTCGTCGGACTCCCGCCGACGTGGCCGGTCGTCGCCGGGTTCGCGGTCAGCGTCCCCTTCGCGGTCTACTACCTGAAGGAGCGCCGCGAGCGCGTCGGGACGCCCGACGTGCCGTGGTGAGTCCGGCGCGGCGACGTTCCCTTCTCGGTCGAATCGTCCGTATCCGCCCGCAAAAACGAACAAGTGTTTCAACCTCCGACGCCGACCCTCTCCTATGAGCAACCACGGCACAGAGATACGCCTCGCCACGCGGGGGTCGGACCTCGCGCTCCGGCAGGCGGGCGAAGTGAAGACGGCGCTGGAGGACCGGCGGTTCTCGGTCGAACTGGTCGAAGTCGAGACCACCGGCGACGAGATTCAGGACGAACTCATCCACCGACTCGGCAAGACGGGCGCGTTCGTCCGGAGCTTGGACGAGAAGGTGATGAACGGGGAGTTGGACGGCGCGATTCACTCGATGAAGGACATGCCGACCGAGAGCCCCGAGGAGTTGGTCGTCGCGGCCATCCCCGAGCGCGCGAGCGCTAACGACGTACTCGTCACGCCCGACGGGAAGGAACTGGACGAACTCCCGGAGGGCGCGACGGTCGGGACCTCCAGTCTGCGGCGGAAGGCCCAACTGCTCCACCGCCGACCCGACCTGAACGTCGAGCCGCTCCGGGGGAACGTGGACACGCGCGCCGAGAAGTTGCTCGCGCCCGCGCTCCAAGACGAACACGAGCGCCGGACCGAGGCCGAGAAGGAGAAGCAGTCGGACAAGGCGATGGCCCAGAAGGGCCACAAGAAGGAGTACGAGGGCGAGTTCGACAGGACCGTCGAGGAGTGGTTCAACGACCTCGCGGAGATAGAGCGCCGGGCGCTGGAGCGAGAAGTCGAGACCGAATTCGAGGCCATCGTCCTCGCGCAGGCCGGACTGGAGCGGAGCGGTCTCGCGCACCACCTCGACTACGTGGAACTGCCGAAGGGCGAGTTCGTGCCCGCGCCGGGGCAGGGCGCGCTCGCGGTGACGGCGCTCGACGGCGACCTCGCGGGCGACCTGAACGCGGTGCTGGACCACCCGCGGACGCGGGTCGAGACGACCGTCGAGCGCACCATCCTCGCCGAGTTGGGCGGGGGTTGCGTCGCGCCGATGGGCGTCCACGGCCTGATTCAGGGCGAGAACGTCCACGTGGACGTGCAGGTCTTCTCCCAAGACGGGACGGAAATCGTGGAGGTCAGCCGCGACGTGCCCGTCGAGAATCACGTCTCGGCCGCGAAGGACCTCGCCGGCGACCTCGCCGCGAGGGGGGCCGACGACCTGATCGCGGCCGCGAAACGCGACGAAACGCCCGACGCCAAGCGCGAAGCCGAAAAATGACGACGCACGCCAACCGCGACGTGCGCGCGGCCGTCTTCCGCCCGGACGACGAGCGACTCGCTGAGGCGGTCGAACTGCTGGACTCGCTCGGTGCCGACCCGGTCGCCGACCCGATGCTCGAAGTCCGACCGACCGGCGACGCGCCCGCCGACGGCGAGTACGTGATTCTGACGAGCAAGACCGGCGTGGAGTTGGCGGCCGACGCGGGGTGGGAACCGGGCGACGCCACCGTCTGCGCCATCGGCGAGAGTACCGCCGACGCGCTCCGCGACGCGGGCTATAGGGTGGACCTCGTGCCCGAGGAGTACTCCTCGTCGGGGCTGGTCGAAGCCCTCGACGGCGAGGTCGAAGGTGTGCGCGTCGAAGTCGCCCGGAGCGACCACGGGAGCGAGGTCCTGACCGACGGTCTCCGCGACGCCGGCGCGGTCGTAAATGAAACTACGCTATATGAATTAGTCCGGCCCGCAACCTCTGGCGAGTCCGCCGCGCTCGCCGCGGAGGGCGGTCTCGACGCCGCGCTGTTCACGTCCTCGCTGACGGTGGCGCACTTCTTGGACGCCGCCGAGGAGCGAGGCGTCCGCGAGGAGGCGATAGCGAGGCTGAACGACGCCGTCGTCGGCGCTATCGGCGAGCCGACCCGCGAGACGGCCGAGGCGGAGGGCATCGCGGTGGACGTGGTCCCCGAGCGAGCCGACTTCGAGGAGTTGGCCTGCGAGGCCGTCGAGGCGGCCGCGCCGACCTACCACGAGTAACGGATTTTGGACGCCGCTGGCTTTTCGGGGACTCCGGGTACGTACGGCGACCGAGAACCATTCTCGACTCGAAACGAAGGGCCGTCCCGCCTCGCCGAGCGACACTTCAGCGACGAGACCGAACTATCCGGACGGTGACCGACGCCATCAATCGCTGTCCGGACCACGGCTTCGTGACCGCATCCGAAACCGAGGGCGAGGAGAGTTCCGGCGACGAGACCTGCCCCGAGTGCGGAGGCAACGTCGAGCGAGTCCTCTCGGGCGAGCGCAGACGCCGCCTCTCGACGTTCGTCAGCGGTGCGCTCCGGCACTTCCCCGCGGACGCGGGTCTCGAACTCGACGCGCAGGGGTTGACCGACCGGGCCGCCCTCGAAGCGGCAGTGGGTCGGAAATACGACTGGGCCGACGAAGACGCTCTCGCGGCCGTGATTGCCACCGACCCGAAAGGCCGGTTCGAGCGCCGCGAGACGGCCTCGGGAACGGAGGTTCGGGCGGCCTACGGCCACTCGGTGGCGGTGACGCTGGACGACGAGGGAAGCGACGCGGACGACGACGGCGACGTGCCCGACCGCCTCTACCACGGGACGGACCCCGCGAATCTGGGCGCGATTCGCGCCGAGGGACTGCGGCCGATGGACCGCCAATCGGTGCATCTCTCGGGGAGTCGCGCGACCGCCCGCGAGGTCGGGCGGCGGCACGCGCCCGAGCCGGTGGTGCTGGAGATCGACGCCGCCGAGTTGGTCGCGGACGGGTTCGGAGTCTCGAAGCGAGGGACCGAGACGTACATCGTCGGGCGGGTGCCGCCGGAGTATCTGACCGTTCTTAGCTAACTATAGAGTTGTTTCGTGATTGTCTATGCTCGTTTAGAGTGTGAGATTCTGTTTCTAGAAAATATTTGCGTGTGTTTAAGGACTCGGGGAAGTCGGCTTCGACGACGGGAGAACCGTTCGAGACAGCTAGCTTCAGGCTCGACCCACAGAGTTACCGCGACGGCACCGCGTCAGCCTCACACCTCCCCAGCCTCGAGGCCCCGTTCGCGGCCGCTCCCTCGCGTGATGGGCGTGGCGCGCGAACGCGCCACGCCCGCACGCGCCGGTCGGAAGCGTCGAGGACGCGACGGAGTGGAGAGAGAAAATCCCGCGAGACCTCCGAAAGCCCGAAGCGAGCGAGACGCGGAACTTTATAAGTAATAGCGACTTACCTCTCTCCGAATGGCTTCCGCTGGTCCCGTTCCCGCCCTCGCCGACCGCGCCGCTCTATGCGCCGACCGACTGCGGGACGCCGACGAGGTGTTGCTCGCGTCCCACATCGACGCCGACGGCCTGACGAGCGCCGCGATAGCGTCCTCGGCGCTCGAACGCGCGGGCATCCCGTTCGAGACCGTCTTCAGCAAGCAGTTGGACGCCGAGGAGGTCGCCGCCATCGCGGCGACCGACTACGAGACGGTGCTGTTCACCGACTTCGGGAGCGGCCAGTTGGACGTTATCTCGGACCACGAAGCGGCGGGCGATTTCACGCCGGTCATCGCCGACCACCACCAGCCGGCCGACTCGGACACCGAGTTCCACCTGAATCCGCTTCTATTCGACGTAGACGGTTCGTCGGAGCTATCGGGCGCTGGCGCGGCGTACGTCCTCGCACGCGCGTTGGAACCGAGAGGCACCGACAACCGCGACTTGGCCGGACTCGCGGTCGTGGGCGCGGTCGGCGACATGCAGACCACCGACGGCGAGTTGGTCGGCGCGAATCAAAACATCGTCGCGGAGGGCGAGGAAGCGGGCGTCGTGGAGTCCCGAACCGACTTGGCGATGTACGGCAAGCAGACCCGGCCGCTCCCGAAGATGCTGGAGTACTCCAGTGACACCCGGATTCCCGGCATCACGAACAACGAGAACGGCGTCCTCCGGTTCTTGGACGGACTCGACGTCGCGCTCAAGGACGACGACGGCGAGTGGCGCTGTTGGGTGGACCTGACCGAGAGCGAGCGGAGTACCGTCTCGAACGCGCTCATCCAGCGCGCCCTCTCGAAGGGGGTCGCTCCCGACAAAATCGACCGACTCGTCGGCACGGCCTACACGCTCACCGACGAACCCGAGGGGACCGAACTCCGGGACGTGAGCGAGTTCTCGACGCTGTTGAACGCGACGGCCAGATACGAGCGCGCCGACGTGGGACTCGCAGTGTGTCTGGGCAACCGCGACGGCGCGCTCGACTGCGCCAGAGAACTCCTACGGAATCACCGCCGCAACCTCTCGGAGGGACTCCAACTCGTCAAGCGCGAGGGCGTCATCAGGGAGGAGAACGTCCAGTGGTTCCACGCCGAGGACCGCATCCGCGAGACCATCGTCGGCATCGTCGCCGGGATGGCGGTCGGTTCCGAGGGAATCGACCGCGGGACGCCCATCGTCGCCTTCGCCGAGAAGACCGACGAGAGCGACGGCGACGACGAGAGCGGCGCAAACGGTGACGAGAACCAAGTGACCGAGGTCAAGGTCTCGGCGCGCGGCACGCCCGCCCTCACCCGACGAGGACTCGACCTCTCGGTCGTGATGCGCGAGGCCTCCCAAGCCGTCGGCGGCGACGGCGGCGGCCACAACGTCGCCGCGGGCGCGACGGTGCCGAAGGGGACCGAAGAGGAGTTCGTCGCGCTGGCCGACGAATTGGTCGGCGAGCAGTTGGGCTAATCTCCGAGCGGCCCGGACTACTCGACGTACTCGGTGAGAACGTCCTTCGCG
Protein-coding sequences here:
- a CDS encoding uroporphyrinogen-III synthase, whose protein sequence is MTTHANRDVRAAVFRPDDERLAEAVELLDSLGADPVADPMLEVRPTGDAPADGEYVILTSKTGVELAADAGWEPGDATVCAIGESTADALRDAGYRVDLVPEEYSSSGLVEALDGEVEGVRVEVARSDHGSEVLTDGLRDAGAVVNETTLYELVRPATSGESAALAAEGGLDAALFTSSLTVAHFLDAAEERGVREEAIARLNDAVVGAIGEPTRETAEAEGIAVDVVPERADFEELACEAVEAAAPTYHE
- a CDS encoding RNA 2'-phosphotransferase, whose product is MTDAINRCPDHGFVTASETEGEESSGDETCPECGGNVERVLSGERRRRLSTFVSGALRHFPADAGLELDAQGLTDRAALEAAVGRKYDWADEDALAAVIATDPKGRFERRETASGTEVRAAYGHSVAVTLDDEGSDADDDGDVPDRLYHGTDPANLGAIRAEGLRPMDRQSVHLSGSRATAREVGRRHAPEPVVLEIDAAELVADGFGVSKRGTETYIVGRVPPEYLTVLS
- a CDS encoding single-stranded-DNA-specific exonuclease RecJ, encoding MASAGPVPALADRAALCADRLRDADEVLLASHIDADGLTSAAIASSALERAGIPFETVFSKQLDAEEVAAIAATDYETVLFTDFGSGQLDVISDHEAAGDFTPVIADHHQPADSDTEFHLNPLLFDVDGSSELSGAGAAYVLARALEPRGTDNRDLAGLAVVGAVGDMQTTDGELVGANQNIVAEGEEAGVVESRTDLAMYGKQTRPLPKMLEYSSDTRIPGITNNENGVLRFLDGLDVALKDDDGEWRCWVDLTESERSTVSNALIQRALSKGVAPDKIDRLVGTAYTLTDEPEGTELRDVSEFSTLLNATARYERADVGLAVCLGNRDGALDCARELLRNHRRNLSEGLQLVKREGVIREENVQWFHAEDRIRETIVGIVAGMAVGSEGIDRGTPIVAFAEKTDESDGDDESGANGDENQVTEVKVSARGTPALTRRGLDLSVVMREASQAVGGDGGGHNVAAGATVPKGTEEEFVALADELVGEQLG